Within Metabacillus sp. KUDC1714, the genomic segment TTTACGAGTCTTGCATTTCGTAGTGGAGCAATTAGCTGCTCTAAATAATGTTCTGACAAGTCATGGGCTTGTGCAATACTTTTTAATGATGTTGGACCTTCTCCATGCTTTCGTGCCAACTCAATCATAATTGTTAAACCATAACGTCCTTTTGTCGATATTTTCATACTAACACCCCTATATTTTACGATCTAGCAACCTATTTTCTTGAATAGTTCCCTTGTTACTAGATAGTTTGATTAACAGTCGATCCGTTGATATATGACAAAACGGTATCATCATCCCTGCTACATATCCAATCGTTACCGTTGTAATGATTGTTCCAATATATACCGGTCCACCTAAAAACCAGCCAATACCTAATACAATAATTTCAATAGCGCCTCTAATAAAAGTTATCGATTTCCCTGTTTTTTCTACTAGAGATATCATTAAACTGTCCCTAGGTCCAGCACCACATTTAGCTGATATATATAATCCCATCCCGTACCCTAATACAATAATGCCTACCATAAGCATAATCAATTGTCCGATAAATGATTCAGGTGTCTTTAAAAACGGCATCATTAAATATAA encodes:
- a CDS encoding YczE/YyaS/YitT family protein, which produces MKNNNNIFVSIVKWVIYFIGLLIMSLGIVLTIKADLGVSSWDVLHIGLYRQLGLTIGTWTILTGAIVLCVATLLTKRLPQLGAFINMLSIGVFIDLYLMMPFLKTPESFIGQLIMLMVGIIVLGYGMGLYISAKCGAGPRDSLMISLVEKTGKSITFIRGAIEIIVLGIGWFLGGPVYIGTIITTVTIGYVAGMMIPFCHISTDRLLIKLSSNKGTIQENRLLDRKI